One window of the Epinephelus moara isolate mb chromosome 24, YSFRI_EMoa_1.0, whole genome shotgun sequence genome contains the following:
- the zgc:109965 gene encoding nicalin-1-like isoform X2: MLLRDLSVAAVLQLLLCVQCLHGSALPAVSSYEFTAYRMQQYNLAQQKHGCRGAIVVAEARSADEPVLTRRCVIMKVVDFTTEKYLEAQRQNAAAILILLPKNISNIPHDTIQSFMVSESEALLKETLMPLYVAPEDEQLLYMYEEVKQAAATRTSSIFVRVLRSMVTATAFQILVSNNAPIKGITDNTVVALEGVLPGAGDDAPTIVITAHYDSYGLAPWLSYGADSNGSGVIILLELARLFQKLFSSPRTRPPYHLMFSLTGGGKYNFLGTRRWIEENLDHAESSLLHDNVAFVLCLDTLASGDELYMHVSRPPKPDAPMHSFIQQLEEVVSSRFPWVKVGLVHKKINLVESTVAWEHERYSLRRIPSFTLSHLEDPKSELRGSMLDTMSQVDFRKMKRNGIIIAEALARYMYNLSDKGSPKDVQVFKGQLDFHDGRISSLMSFLTSVPRATQLLDKEPGHILLVNSLEHEFKRYLQQVHRHAFRQDKRDPDITFFDQMNQPIVMYR, encoded by the exons ATGTTGCTGAGAGACCTGAGTGTAGctgctgtgctgcagctgctgctctgtgtccAGTGTCTGCATGGCTCTGCTCTCCCCGCTGTCTCCTCCTATGAGTTCACAGCCTACAGGATGCAACAGTACAACTTGGCACAACAGAAGCATG GTTGCCGTGGAGCCATTGTGGTAGCAGAGGCACGCTCAGCAGATGAGCCAGTGCTGACACGCCGCTGCGTCATAATGAAGGTGGTGGACTTCACCACAGAAAAATACCTTGAGGCTCAGAGGCAAAATGCAGCTGCCATCCTGATCCTGCTGCCCAAAAACATCTCCAACATCCCACATGACACCATACAG TCCTTCATGGTGAGTGAGAGTGAGGCCTTGCTGAAGGAGACTCTAATGCCTTTGTATGTGGCGCCTGAGGATGAACAACTGCTTTACATGTATGAGGAGGTCAAGCAGGCTGCAGCCACCCGGACCTCATCTATATTCGTCAGAG TCCTTCGAAGTATGGTTACAGCTACGGCCTTTCAGATCTTAGTGAGCAACAATGCCCCTATTAAGGGCATCACTGACAACACCGTTGTCGCACTGGAG GGAGTGCTTCCTGGAGCTGGGGATGATGCACCAACTATCGTCATCACTGCCCACTATGATTCCTACGGTCTGGCACCG TGGTTATCATATGGAGCAGACTCTAATGGCAGTGGGGTCATCATCCTGTTGGAGTTGGCACGTCTCTTCCAGAAGCTTTTTAGTAGCCCAAGAACAAGACCACC ATATCATTTGATGTTCTCTTTAACTGGAGGAGGAAAATACAATTTCCTTGGCACAAGGAGATGGATTGAAGAGAATCTGGACCATGCTG AGTCCAGCCTGCTCCATGACAATGTGGCATTTGTTCTGTGTTTGGATACACTCGCCAGCGGTGATGAACTGTACATGCACGTGTCCCGCCCTCCTAAACCCGACGCTCCCATGCACTCTTTCATTCAACAACTGGAAGAG GTGGTGTCCTCCAGATTCCCCTGGGTGAAGGTGGGATTGGTCCATAAGAAGATCAATCTTGTGGAGTCCACAGTAGCGTGGGAGCACGAGCGCTACAGCTTGCGCAGGATACCAAGTTTCACACTGTCTCATCTGGAGGACCCCAAATCTGAGCTCCGTGGCTCCATGCTAGACACCAT GTCACAAGTGGACTTCAGGAAAATGAAGCGCAACGGCATCATCATAGCAGAAGCACTGGCACGTTATATGTACAATCTCTCTGACAAG GGTTCACCTAAAGACGTGCAGGTTTTCAAGGGCCAATTG GACTTCCACGACGGCCGTATCTCCAGTCTGATGTCCTTCCTCACATCAGTTCCCCGGGCCACCCAGCTGCTGGATAAAGAGCCCGGTCACATCCTGCTGGTTAACTCACTGGAGCACGAATTCAAACGTTACCTACAGCAAGTTCACAGGCACGCCTTCCGACAGGACAAGAG GGACCCTGATATTACCTTCTTTGATCAAATGAACCAACCAATAGTGATGTACAGGTAA
- the LOC126385399 gene encoding uncharacterized protein LOC126385399 isoform X1, translating to MAPQLYITMYKEQFASPGRVKREQLRPTSAHRRNNPQPRPDFLFPWSLQPNYRSRLTPPRNSPPVDIGRPLFPPVKHLSFHSPVTTCPDNYLNTVDTGKPNHMPPVNPSTALALPSADALQKVQLTEPPSGTGFTPHLALKRDYQRNLHPLSAQQLRQHAAAQLRTRPQTSNPKHHFLHTQYRRSCSRSSWDFSSGCYSCFHVVKPYQAGHYIIHPEFVSECLR from the exons ATGGCTCCCCAGCTTTACATCACCATGTACAAAGAGCAGTTTGCCTCTCCTGGCAGAGTGAAACGAGAACAACTTCGACCCACCTCTGCCCACCGCAGGAACAACCCCCAGCCCAGGCCG GACTTTCTGTTTCCCTGGAGTCTCCAGCCCAACTACAGATCACGCCTCACACCACCACGCAACTCACCCCCTGTGGACATTGGCCGTCCTCTCTTTCCCCCTGTCAAACATTTATCATTCCACAGTCCAGTTACGACTTGTCCGGATAACTACCTAAACACTGTGGATACAGGCAAACCAAACCACATGCCCCCTGTCAACCCATCCACAGCACTTGCTCTGCCCTCTGCTGACGCCCTGCAGAAAGTACAGCTGACAGAGCCTCCTTCTGGCACTGGATTTACGCCTCACTTGGCTTTGAAGAG GGATTATCAGAGGAACCTTCATCCACTCTCAGCACAGCAACTCAG GCAACATGCAGCTGCTCAGCTTCGGACAAGACCTCAAACCAGTAACCCTAAGCACCACTTCCTGCACACACAATACCGGAGGTCTTGCTCTCGTAGCAGCTGGGATTTTAG CAGCGGGTGCTACAGCTGCTTCCACGTGGTGAAGCCCTACCAAGCTGGACACTACATCATACACCCAGAGTTTGTGTCCGAGTGCCTTCGTTAG
- the LOC126385399 gene encoding uncharacterized protein LOC126385399 isoform X2, translated as MAPQLYITMYKEQFASPGRVKREQLRPTSAHRRNNPQPRPDFLFPWSLQPNYRSRLTPPRNSPPVDIGRPLFPPVKHLSFHSPVTTCPDNYLNTVDTGKPNHMPPVNPSTALALPSADALQKVQLTEPPSGTGFTPHLALKRDYQRNLHPLSAQQLRQHAAAQLRTRPQTSNPKHHFLHTQYRRSCSRSSWDFSGCYSCFHVVKPYQAGHYIIHPEFVSECLR; from the exons ATGGCTCCCCAGCTTTACATCACCATGTACAAAGAGCAGTTTGCCTCTCCTGGCAGAGTGAAACGAGAACAACTTCGACCCACCTCTGCCCACCGCAGGAACAACCCCCAGCCCAGGCCG GACTTTCTGTTTCCCTGGAGTCTCCAGCCCAACTACAGATCACGCCTCACACCACCACGCAACTCACCCCCTGTGGACATTGGCCGTCCTCTCTTTCCCCCTGTCAAACATTTATCATTCCACAGTCCAGTTACGACTTGTCCGGATAACTACCTAAACACTGTGGATACAGGCAAACCAAACCACATGCCCCCTGTCAACCCATCCACAGCACTTGCTCTGCCCTCTGCTGACGCCCTGCAGAAAGTACAGCTGACAGAGCCTCCTTCTGGCACTGGATTTACGCCTCACTTGGCTTTGAAGAG GGATTATCAGAGGAACCTTCATCCACTCTCAGCACAGCAACTCAG GCAACATGCAGCTGCTCAGCTTCGGACAAGACCTCAAACCAGTAACCCTAAGCACCACTTCCTGCACACACAATACCGGAGGTCTTGCTCTCGTAGCAGCTGGGATTTTAG CGGGTGCTACAGCTGCTTCCACGTGGTGAAGCCCTACCAAGCTGGACACTACATCATACACCCAGAGTTTGTGTCCGAGTGCCTTCGTTAG
- the zgc:109965 gene encoding nicalin-1-like isoform X1, translated as MLLRDLSVAAVLQLLLCVQCLHGSALPAVSSYEFTAYRMQQYNLAQQKHGCRGAIVVAEARSADEPVLTRRCVIMKVVDFTTEKYLEAQRQNAAAILILLPKNISNIPHDTIQSFMVSESEALLKETLMPLYVAPEDEQLLYMYEEVKQAAATRTSSIFVRVLRSMVTATAFQILVSNNAPIKGITDNTVVALEGVLPGAGDDAPTIVITAHYDSYGLAPWLSYGADSNGSGVIILLELARLFQKLFSSPRTRPPYHLMFSLTGGGKYNFLGTRRWIEENLDHAESSLLHDNVAFVLCLDTLASGDELYMHVSRPPKPDAPMHSFIQQLEEVVSSRFPWVKVGLVHKKINLVESTVAWEHERYSLRRIPSFTLSHLEDPKSELRGSMLDTMSQVDFRKMKRNGIIIAEALARYMYNLSDKGSPKDVQVFKGQLDFHDGRISSLMSFLTSVPRATQLLDKEPGHILLVNSLEHEFKRYLQQVHRHAFRQDKRDPDITFFDQMNQPIVMYRVKPAAFDLFLGGCIAAYLGIVYYTIQNFGYLYTKLKAAVKSKHE; from the exons ATGTTGCTGAGAGACCTGAGTGTAGctgctgtgctgcagctgctgctctgtgtccAGTGTCTGCATGGCTCTGCTCTCCCCGCTGTCTCCTCCTATGAGTTCACAGCCTACAGGATGCAACAGTACAACTTGGCACAACAGAAGCATG GTTGCCGTGGAGCCATTGTGGTAGCAGAGGCACGCTCAGCAGATGAGCCAGTGCTGACACGCCGCTGCGTCATAATGAAGGTGGTGGACTTCACCACAGAAAAATACCTTGAGGCTCAGAGGCAAAATGCAGCTGCCATCCTGATCCTGCTGCCCAAAAACATCTCCAACATCCCACATGACACCATACAG TCCTTCATGGTGAGTGAGAGTGAGGCCTTGCTGAAGGAGACTCTAATGCCTTTGTATGTGGCGCCTGAGGATGAACAACTGCTTTACATGTATGAGGAGGTCAAGCAGGCTGCAGCCACCCGGACCTCATCTATATTCGTCAGAG TCCTTCGAAGTATGGTTACAGCTACGGCCTTTCAGATCTTAGTGAGCAACAATGCCCCTATTAAGGGCATCACTGACAACACCGTTGTCGCACTGGAG GGAGTGCTTCCTGGAGCTGGGGATGATGCACCAACTATCGTCATCACTGCCCACTATGATTCCTACGGTCTGGCACCG TGGTTATCATATGGAGCAGACTCTAATGGCAGTGGGGTCATCATCCTGTTGGAGTTGGCACGTCTCTTCCAGAAGCTTTTTAGTAGCCCAAGAACAAGACCACC ATATCATTTGATGTTCTCTTTAACTGGAGGAGGAAAATACAATTTCCTTGGCACAAGGAGATGGATTGAAGAGAATCTGGACCATGCTG AGTCCAGCCTGCTCCATGACAATGTGGCATTTGTTCTGTGTTTGGATACACTCGCCAGCGGTGATGAACTGTACATGCACGTGTCCCGCCCTCCTAAACCCGACGCTCCCATGCACTCTTTCATTCAACAACTGGAAGAG GTGGTGTCCTCCAGATTCCCCTGGGTGAAGGTGGGATTGGTCCATAAGAAGATCAATCTTGTGGAGTCCACAGTAGCGTGGGAGCACGAGCGCTACAGCTTGCGCAGGATACCAAGTTTCACACTGTCTCATCTGGAGGACCCCAAATCTGAGCTCCGTGGCTCCATGCTAGACACCAT GTCACAAGTGGACTTCAGGAAAATGAAGCGCAACGGCATCATCATAGCAGAAGCACTGGCACGTTATATGTACAATCTCTCTGACAAG GGTTCACCTAAAGACGTGCAGGTTTTCAAGGGCCAATTG GACTTCCACGACGGCCGTATCTCCAGTCTGATGTCCTTCCTCACATCAGTTCCCCGGGCCACCCAGCTGCTGGATAAAGAGCCCGGTCACATCCTGCTGGTTAACTCACTGGAGCACGAATTCAAACGTTACCTACAGCAAGTTCACAGGCACGCCTTCCGACAGGACAAGAG GGACCCTGATATTACCTTCTTTGATCAAATGAACCAACCAATAGTGATGTACAG AGTGAAGCCTGCAGCTTTTGATCTCTTCCTCGGCGGCTGCATCGCTGCTTATCTGGGGATCGTTTACTACACTATTCAG AATTTCGGTTATCTCTACACAAAGCTCAAAGCGGCAGTGAAATCCAAGCATGAGTAA